One region of Mucilaginibacter sp. 14171R-50 genomic DNA includes:
- a CDS encoding mechanosensitive ion channel family protein gives MEKQINIWAKQLPPWLWNLAIIAFVLLIGFIIKVFIKLLLNYYKNKKEAEYSFFRSVVTHLSRPLNHFIPLFVANILLPFVALKDAYDNDVRRWLGIALLVSFASILMNAIKVLEDYVYYKYDFNKTDNLRERKVRTQLQFVRKVSTVLIIVITLSLILLSFDGVRKLGAGLLTGVGIGGIIIGFAAQKSLGNLLAGFQIAFTQPIRIDDVLVVEGEWGRVEEITLTYVVLNIWDQRRLILPINYFIEKPFQNWTRTTSELLGTVFLYVDYNVPAEPLRAELTRLLNETPLWDKRLGILQVTDVKETTVEVRMLVSAHNSSKAFDLRCYIRENMLKYLQENYPSSLPRIRVTTENNNGQDDFPPVKLQE, from the coding sequence ATGGAAAAACAAATAAATATATGGGCAAAACAACTGCCGCCATGGCTGTGGAACCTGGCGATCATTGCTTTTGTGCTGCTTATTGGTTTTATAATCAAGGTATTTATTAAACTGCTGTTAAATTATTACAAGAATAAAAAGGAAGCGGAGTACTCTTTCTTCAGGTCGGTGGTAACCCATTTAAGCCGGCCTTTGAACCACTTTATACCACTTTTTGTAGCAAATATCCTGTTACCCTTTGTGGCTTTAAAAGACGCTTATGATAACGATGTAAGGCGGTGGCTCGGTATAGCGCTGCTCGTATCGTTTGCAAGTATTTTGATGAACGCTATTAAGGTACTTGAAGATTATGTGTACTATAAATACGATTTTAACAAAACGGATAACCTTAGGGAGCGTAAAGTACGCACTCAGCTGCAGTTTGTAAGAAAGGTTTCTACGGTGCTCATCATTGTAATAACACTGTCGCTCATTCTGCTAAGTTTTGACGGTGTACGAAAGCTTGGGGCCGGGCTGCTCACCGGGGTAGGTATAGGCGGTATTATTATAGGTTTTGCCGCCCAGAAATCCTTAGGCAACCTTTTGGCGGGTTTCCAGATAGCGTTTACACAGCCTATACGTATTGACGATGTGCTGGTGGTTGAGGGCGAATGGGGCAGGGTAGAGGAGATAACACTTACTTACGTGGTATTAAATATCTGGGATCAGCGCAGGCTGATACTGCCTATAAATTACTTCATCGAAAAGCCGTTTCAGAACTGGACGCGGACAACCTCTGAACTGTTAGGTACAGTTTTTTTATATGTTGATTATAATGTACCCGCCGAGCCGCTCAGGGCAGAGTTAACCCGGTTGCTTAATGAAACGCCGCTGTGGGATAAACGCCTGGGCATATTACAAGTAACAGATGTAAAGGAAACAACTGTTGAAGTGCGGATGTTGGTGAGCGCGCACAATTCATCGAAAGCGTTCGATCTGAGATGTTATATTCGCGAAAACATGCTGAAGTATCTGCAGGAAAACTATCCTTCCAGCTTACCAAGGATACGGGTTACGACCGAAAATAACAACGGGCAGGATGATTTCCCGCCCGTTAAATTACAAGAATAA
- a CDS encoding response regulator, whose protein sequence is MTTNILLVSNDACTIDLFKDCCSQLAVKGVTRQSSQGLLNTLYKHTPDLVIIDFILEDGNGGSLCHQIKCDKYLHSLPVALLTEYDDLQRFAPKFGCTHLLNKPLSLNDMTLLIAMLSETANAE, encoded by the coding sequence ATGACCACCAATATTCTTTTAGTGAGCAATGATGCCTGTACAATAGATCTGTTTAAGGATTGCTGTTCTCAACTGGCTGTAAAGGGTGTAACACGGCAATCATCACAAGGTTTGTTAAACACGCTTTATAAGCATACGCCCGACCTGGTAATTATTGATTTTATATTAGAGGACGGTAACGGCGGAAGCTTATGCCATCAAATTAAATGCGATAAATATTTACATAGCCTGCCGGTAGCGCTACTAACAGAATATGATGATTTACAGCGTTTTGCACCAAAATTTGGCTGTACACATCTTTTAAACAAACCCCTAAGTTTAAATGATATGACTTTATTAATTGCTATGCTATCAGAAACAGCAAATGCAGAATAA
- the treZ gene encoding malto-oligosyltrehalose trehalohydrolase, translated as MNNVDKPELMPGVSFLTDGRAAFLLWAPKAYSAAIVFEDGGELDLTKREKGYWTIITDRLKPHGRYQVRLNGEKLLPDPASKSQPDGVHGPSQAIDLNSFEWKAGHSPAVPLKEYIIYELHTGTFSAAGTFDGIETKLEYLKELGVTAIEIMPVAQFPGERNWGYDGAFPYAVQNSYGGAEGLMKLVDACHKHGLAVILDVVYNHIGPEGNYFNEFGPYFTGKYNTPWGDAINFDDAGSDEVRRYFVQNALMWFRDFRIDALRLDAVHAIKDFGPKHILQEIREAVDALMAETGRTHYLIIEFDLNDNRFINPVNKNGYGMDAQWIDEFHHALRVTAGEERNGYYSDFKGVKHLAKAYRDAYVYDGIYSSGRQKTFGVKTDNPGEQFVVFSQNHDHVGNRMLGERSSILFSFEMQKLMAAAVMVSPYLPMLFMGEEYGEKNPFLYFVSHTDEQLVEAVRQGRRDEFKSFHSEGETPDPQAVDTFERSKLNWQSQGNTQQQAMLHYYKKLIRLRKELAALRSLNRDNLSVSFNEEQQTLQLHRWEGNNHVYCFLNFSKHEQPFDRPATDLTVVLNSHGDDQAPNMLQPESIIIYINNHV; from the coding sequence ATGAATAACGTAGATAAACCGGAGTTAATGCCGGGTGTCAGCTTCTTAACGGATGGCAGGGCGGCTTTCTTGCTTTGGGCGCCAAAAGCCTATAGCGCTGCTATCGTTTTTGAAGATGGCGGCGAACTTGATTTAACAAAACGAGAAAAAGGTTATTGGACGATAATCACTGATCGGCTAAAACCACACGGCCGTTACCAGGTTCGGTTAAACGGCGAAAAGTTACTGCCCGATCCTGCCTCCAAATCGCAACCCGATGGTGTTCACGGGCCATCGCAGGCTATCGATCTTAACAGCTTTGAATGGAAGGCCGGCCATTCGCCTGCCGTCCCGCTAAAAGAGTACATTATTTATGAATTGCATACGGGCACTTTTAGTGCCGCCGGCACATTTGACGGCATTGAAACCAAACTGGAATATTTAAAAGAGCTGGGCGTAACCGCTATCGAGATCATGCCGGTTGCCCAGTTTCCCGGCGAACGCAACTGGGGTTATGACGGGGCGTTCCCTTACGCGGTGCAAAATTCATATGGGGGTGCCGAAGGTTTAATGAAGCTGGTGGATGCCTGCCATAAGCATGGGCTTGCCGTTATTTTAGATGTAGTGTATAACCACATTGGCCCCGAAGGAAATTACTTTAACGAGTTTGGCCCCTATTTTACAGGGAAGTACAACACCCCCTGGGGCGATGCGATCAATTTTGACGATGCCGGAAGTGATGAAGTGCGGCGGTATTTTGTGCAGAACGCGTTAATGTGGTTCCGCGATTTTAGAATTGATGCCTTGCGTTTGGATGCTGTGCATGCCATAAAAGACTTTGGTCCGAAACATATATTGCAGGAGATCCGCGAGGCGGTAGACGCACTCATGGCCGAAACGGGACGTACGCATTACCTTATCATTGAGTTCGACCTTAATGATAACCGGTTCATCAACCCGGTAAATAAAAATGGGTATGGTATGGATGCGCAGTGGATAGACGAATTTCACCACGCCCTGCGCGTAACAGCGGGCGAAGAACGAAATGGCTATTACTCGGATTTTAAAGGTGTAAAGCACCTGGCCAAAGCCTATCGCGACGCGTATGTCTATGACGGCATTTATTCCTCGGGCCGACAAAAAACCTTTGGCGTTAAAACAGATAACCCCGGCGAGCAATTTGTAGTATTTTCTCAAAACCACGATCATGTAGGCAACCGCATGCTTGGCGAACGCAGCAGCATACTGTTCAGTTTCGAAATGCAAAAACTAATGGCAGCGGCGGTAATGGTAAGCCCTTACTTGCCAATGCTTTTTATGGGTGAGGAATATGGCGAGAAAAACCCGTTTTTATATTTTGTAAGCCATACTGATGAGCAGCTTGTTGAAGCAGTAAGACAAGGGCGCCGGGACGAATTTAAATCGTTCCATTCGGAAGGGGAAACACCAGATCCGCAGGCGGTCGATACATTTGAAAGATCGAAGCTAAATTGGCAAAGCCAGGGCAACACGCAACAGCAAGCCATGCTTCATTACTATAAAAAACTCATAAGGCTTCGTAAGGAGCTTGCCGCGTTGCGCAGTCTTAACCGCGATAACTTATCCGTAAGCTTTAACGAAGAACAACAAACCTTGCAATTGCACCGGTGGGAGGGCAATAACCATGTTTATTGCTTCCTGAACTTCTCAAAGCACGAGCAACCGTTTGACAGGCCCGCCACCGATCTGACGGTTGTTCTGAATTCCCACGGGGATGACCAGGCCCCAAACATGCTTCAACCAGAGTCGATAATAATTTATATCAATAACCATGTTTAA
- a CDS encoding SDR family oxidoreductase → MQNNISHDSKLQIAGAGIIVTGGTTGIGRAIAAVLAKEGANVFLCGTNEEHLRETLQHIEDKQVRGKVKGKTTDLSTEDGIKELFKSADEHLGKLDVLVNNAALAHQDVYDGEYSDWERVIKTNLLSYIACTRYALDRMTPTGRGHIINIGSMSSDVREKGSSIYVATKSGIQGFTETLRKEVNEKGIKVSLVEPGAVMSNMQPDEVEQQQEALARMEMMEAEDIGDAILFALTRPMRCDVAEIKIKPHLQII, encoded by the coding sequence ATGCAAAATAACATTAGTCACGATAGTAAACTGCAAATTGCCGGGGCAGGTATAATTGTGACCGGCGGCACCACCGGTATAGGCCGCGCCATAGCCGCGGTGCTGGCTAAAGAAGGGGCAAATGTTTTTCTGTGCGGTACCAACGAGGAGCACCTGAGGGAAACTTTACAGCACATTGAAGATAAACAGGTGCGGGGAAAGGTTAAAGGAAAAACCACTGACCTATCCACGGAAGACGGCATAAAAGAACTTTTTAAGAGCGCGGACGAACATTTAGGTAAGCTGGACGTGTTAGTTAATAACGCCGCACTTGCCCACCAGGATGTTTATGACGGCGAATACAGCGATTGGGAGCGGGTAATAAAAACAAACCTGCTCAGCTACATTGCCTGTACCCGTTACGCCTTAGATCGCATGACGCCCACCGGCAGAGGCCACATAATTAACATAGGATCGATGAGTTCGGACGTGCGCGAAAAAGGCAGCTCTATTTATGTAGCCACTAAATCGGGGATACAAGGATTTACTGAGACCCTGCGAAAGGAAGTAAACGAAAAAGGAATAAAAGTATCGTTGGTAGAGCCCGGCGCGGTGATGTCTAACATGCAGCCAGACGAGGTTGAACAACAACAGGAAGCCCTGGCACGAATGGAAATGATGGAAGCGGAAGACATTGGGGACGCCATTCTGTTTGCATTAACCCGGCCAATGCGATGTGATGTAGCCGAAATAAAAATAAAGCCTCATTTGCAAATCATTTAA
- the glgX gene encoding glycogen debranching protein GlgX, with the protein MKKIYPGKPYPLGATYNGKGVNFALYADNATGVELCLFDADDERKDPEVRITLTERTHQVWHCYLPDIAPGQLYGYRVHGPYEPQNGHRFNANKVLIDPYAKAISGTINWHDSLFGYELGHEAEDLSFSESDSAPFIPKAVVVDQAFDWGDDQPPRTPYHQTIIYETHVKGFTQQHPDIPDEIRGTYAAIGHPACIKYLTQLGVTAIELMPVHHFVADRHLVEKGLTNYWGYNTVGFFAPDIRYAGKVENGLQVQEFKQMVKELHKAGIEVILDVVYNHTGEGNHMGPTLSLKGIDNSSYYRLVDDDKRYYKDYTGTGNTLNAMLPNVLRYIMDSLRYWITEMHIDGFRFDLAATLARELHEVNRLSGFFDIIYQDPIISQVKLIAEPWDIGEGGYQVGNFPAGWGEWNGKFRDCIRDYWIGADSMLGEFGQRFTGSPDLYQDDYRKPTASINFVTAHDGFTLNDLVSYNEKHNEANGEDNNDGESHNRSWNCGAEGPTDDQEVIRLRNRQKRNLLTTLFLSQGVPMLVAGDEFGRTQHGNNNAYCQDNEISWLNWAEADESLLAFTQRLIALRKNHPVFRRRQWFRGKPVKGKGPEDIAWFLPEGGEMEDHNWDHDFARSLGIYLNGLGLHSIDAYGEHIKDDNFYIMFNAHHEAIEYTLPGVLAHKTWQIVLDTNNDEVLEQTLNKDEKISVEGRSVVVLRNKLFNE; encoded by the coding sequence ATGAAAAAGATTTATCCCGGAAAGCCATACCCACTTGGCGCAACATATAATGGCAAAGGCGTAAATTTTGCGCTGTATGCCGATAACGCCACTGGTGTTGAACTTTGCCTGTTTGATGCAGATGACGAACGAAAAGACCCCGAAGTGCGTATAACGCTTACCGAGCGTACACACCAGGTTTGGCATTGTTACCTGCCTGATATTGCCCCCGGGCAACTTTACGGGTACCGGGTGCATGGCCCCTACGAGCCACAGAACGGGCACAGGTTTAACGCCAATAAAGTGCTTATAGACCCGTACGCCAAAGCCATATCAGGTACCATAAACTGGCACGATTCGCTTTTTGGATACGAACTTGGCCATGAGGCCGAAGACCTGAGTTTTAGCGAATCAGACAGTGCACCCTTTATTCCGAAAGCAGTTGTGGTCGACCAGGCGTTCGACTGGGGCGACGACCAGCCGCCGCGCACACCTTACCATCAAACCATCATATACGAAACGCACGTAAAAGGGTTTACACAGCAACACCCCGACATTCCTGACGAGATCAGGGGCACCTATGCCGCAATAGGCCACCCGGCTTGCATAAAATACTTAACCCAACTGGGAGTTACAGCCATTGAGCTGATGCCGGTGCATCACTTTGTAGCCGACAGGCACCTGGTTGAAAAAGGACTAACCAATTATTGGGGCTATAACACTGTAGGTTTTTTTGCGCCCGATATACGCTATGCCGGCAAAGTAGAAAACGGATTGCAGGTGCAGGAATTTAAACAGATGGTAAAAGAGCTGCATAAAGCCGGTATTGAGGTTATTCTGGATGTTGTGTACAACCACACCGGCGAAGGTAACCATATGGGCCCTACACTGTCCTTAAAAGGCATAGATAATTCATCTTACTACCGGCTGGTTGATGATGATAAACGCTATTATAAAGATTACACAGGCACAGGCAACACCTTAAATGCAATGCTGCCCAATGTGCTGCGCTATATTATGGATAGCCTGCGTTACTGGATCACAGAAATGCATATAGACGGCTTTAGGTTTGACCTTGCCGCAACACTTGCCCGCGAACTGCATGAGGTAAACCGGCTGAGCGGCTTTTTTGACATCATTTACCAGGACCCGATCATTTCGCAGGTAAAATTAATAGCAGAACCCTGGGATATTGGCGAAGGTGGTTACCAGGTGGGCAACTTTCCGGCGGGTTGGGGCGAGTGGAACGGCAAATTCCGTGATTGCATCCGCGATTACTGGATAGGTGCAGATAGCATGCTGGGCGAGTTTGGCCAGCGCTTTACCGGCAGCCCCGATCTTTACCAGGACGATTACCGTAAGCCTACCGCAAGCATCAATTTTGTGACGGCACACGATGGTTTTACACTGAATGACCTGGTATCGTACAACGAAAAACATAACGAGGCAAACGGTGAGGACAACAACGATGGTGAAAGCCATAACCGATCGTGGAACTGCGGTGCCGAAGGGCCCACAGATGACCAGGAAGTTATCAGATTGCGCAACCGCCAAAAACGCAACTTGCTTACCACCTTGTTTTTATCGCAGGGGGTGCCTATGCTGGTTGCCGGCGATGAGTTTGGCCGTACCCAACACGGAAATAATAATGCTTATTGCCAGGATAACGAGATTTCGTGGCTTAACTGGGCAGAAGCCGACGAAAGCCTGCTGGCGTTTACGCAAAGGCTCATAGCCCTGCGCAAAAATCACCCCGTGTTCAGAAGGCGCCAGTGGTTTAGGGGTAAACCCGTTAAAGGCAAAGGCCCCGAAGATATTGCGTGGTTTTTGCCAGAGGGTGGCGAAATGGAAGATCATAACTGGGACCACGACTTTGCCCGCTCGCTTGGCATTTATTTGAACGGACTGGGCCTGCATTCGATAGATGCCTATGGCGAACACATTAAAGATGATAATTTTTATATCATGTTTAACGCCCATCACGAAGCCATAGAGTACACCTTACCCGGGGTATTGGCCCATAAAACCTGGCAAATAGTTTTGGACACGAACAATGACGAAGTGTTGGAGCAAACCCTAAACAAGGATGAAAAGATAAGTGTTGAAGGGAGATCAGTGGTGGTATTGCGTAACAAACTTTTTAATGAATAA
- a CDS encoding DUF2938 domain-containing protein, which translates to MNQAAKTALSAIGGTSVMTLSSHLMSEIFGENFREPQHLATMIGRLAPALSKNAKQIAGWGAHFAMGFVFAAVYVELWETRKIKHTILNGVILGLVSGVLGFLIWKGTFKAHPLPPLMRFDHYYLQRIPAHVVFAVFATITYRLIKSNEESSSVNDEPAV; encoded by the coding sequence ATGAACCAAGCAGCAAAAACCGCACTTTCAGCCATTGGGGGCACCAGCGTGATGACCCTTAGCAGCCACCTGATGTCGGAGATATTCGGAGAGAATTTTCGCGAACCACAGCACCTGGCCACCATGATTGGCAGGCTGGCACCAGCGTTATCAAAAAATGCAAAACAGATAGCCGGATGGGGCGCCCATTTTGCGATGGGTTTTGTGTTTGCAGCCGTTTATGTGGAGTTATGGGAAACGCGCAAAATAAAACACACCATACTAAACGGGGTAATACTTGGCCTTGTTAGCGGCGTGTTGGGTTTTTTAATATGGAAGGGCACTTTTAAGGCACACCCGCTGCCGCCGCTTATGCGGTTCGATCATTATTACCTGCAGCGCATACCGGCGCACGTGGTTTTTGCGGTGTTTGCAACTATTACTTACCGGCTCATCAAATCAAATGAAGAATCATCGTCAGTGAATGATGAACCGGCTGTGTAA
- a CDS encoding glycoside hydrolase family 15 protein produces the protein METHTYKTGIIGNCAFLAHINTDTNIQWMCWPRFDSPFIFGSLLDEHKGGEFSVKPLGEFTSRQYYLENTNVLCTEITCANGKYRVTDFAPRFRKNERYYKPLILVRKIEVLEGNPRVRVKCEPVCDYGRNKWDQLLGSDSIEFTGCDERMTLTSNIPLTYLAEASYFSLNETKYLLLNYGAEIDESLSGIAEKYLRQTVEYWRLWIKHSSIAGFYQPYVIRAALALKIHQYEDTGAVIAASTSSLPESPGSGRNWDYRYCWLRDTYYVLTSLNHIGHFEEMERYFSYITDISFGEKDSFRYQPLYGIAGNKDLTETIMEHLDGYMGNKPVRIGNQASEHIQNDIYGQVLVSLLPLYTDHRFVFSERKDSDKWILFILNKIERTIDEKDAGIWEFRNIAHIHCYSNLFQWAGCCAAEKIALTINNDELVEKARRLKDKAAAHIESCYDEERKVYTHAVGSPYLDASTLQLIMMNYLDPASQRAKDHLIALEKELKTEGGLFYRYIHSDDFGKPKTTFLICAFWYVEALACVGRIDDAIKEFEKLMKYCNHLLLFSEDVDEATGSQWGNFPQAYSHVGLMNAAYRIAMKLDRPIFL, from the coding sequence ATGGAAACACATACCTATAAAACCGGCATAATTGGCAATTGTGCATTTTTAGCCCATATTAATACAGATACCAACATCCAATGGATGTGCTGGCCCCGTTTTGACAGCCCCTTTATATTCGGAAGTTTGCTTGACGAGCATAAGGGCGGCGAATTTTCTGTTAAGCCTTTGGGCGAGTTTACATCAAGGCAATATTACCTGGAAAACACCAACGTTTTGTGTACAGAAATTACCTGCGCCAACGGCAAATACAGGGTAACGGATTTTGCACCGAGGTTCCGGAAAAACGAACGGTACTACAAACCGCTAATATTGGTGCGGAAGATAGAAGTGCTGGAGGGTAACCCCAGGGTGCGCGTAAAATGCGAACCGGTTTGCGATTATGGCCGTAATAAATGGGACCAGCTGCTTGGCAGCGACTCGATAGAATTTACCGGTTGCGATGAACGCATGACGCTTACTTCGAACATCCCGCTTACCTACCTTGCCGAGGCATCGTACTTTTCGCTTAACGAAACCAAATACCTGCTGTTGAACTATGGGGCCGAGATAGATGAATCGCTTTCAGGCATTGCAGAAAAATACTTGCGGCAAACGGTTGAGTATTGGCGCTTATGGATCAAGCATTCTTCTATAGCGGGGTTTTACCAGCCTTACGTTATCCGCGCCGCCCTTGCCCTTAAAATACACCAGTACGAGGACACGGGCGCTGTAATTGCGGCAAGCACCAGCAGTTTGCCGGAGTCGCCGGGAAGCGGGCGCAACTGGGATTACCGGTACTGCTGGCTGCGCGATACCTACTACGTGCTTACATCGTTAAACCATATAGGGCATTTTGAAGAAATGGAGCGTTACTTTAGTTATATAACCGATATTTCTTTCGGGGAAAAAGACAGCTTCAGGTACCAGCCACTATACGGTATTGCAGGCAATAAGGACCTCACCGAAACCATAATGGAACATCTGGATGGTTATATGGGGAATAAACCGGTGCGCATTGGCAACCAGGCATCAGAGCATATTCAGAACGACATTTACGGCCAGGTGCTGGTTTCGCTTTTGCCGCTTTACACCGATCACCGTTTTGTTTTTAGCGAGCGCAAAGACTCTGATAAATGGATCTTATTCATCCTTAATAAAATAGAACGTACCATAGATGAAAAGGACGCCGGTATCTGGGAATTCAGAAATATAGCACATATACATTGCTACAGCAACCTTTTTCAATGGGCGGGATGTTGTGCGGCCGAGAAAATAGCGCTGACCATTAATAATGATGAATTGGTAGAAAAAGCGCGGCGATTAAAAGACAAGGCCGCGGCGCATATAGAAAGTTGTTACGATGAAGAACGGAAGGTTTACACACATGCTGTGGGCAGCCCTTACCTTGATGCAAGCACACTACAGCTTATCATGATGAATTACCTCGATCCGGCATCGCAGCGGGCTAAAGATCATTTGATAGCCCTGGAAAAGGAGCTTAAGACCGAAGGAGGTCTTTTTTACCGGTATATACACAGCGACGACTTTGGCAAACCTAAAACTACTTTCCTGATCTGTGCTTTCTGGTATGTAGAAGCGCTTGCCTGTGTTGGCAGGATTGATGATGCGATCAAAGAGTTTGAAAAATTGATGAAATATTGCAACCATTTGCTGCTGTTCAGCGAAGATGTTGACGAGGCAACAGGAAGCCAGTGGGGTAACTTCCCCCAGGCTTACAGCCATGTGGGGCTCATGAACGCGGCTTACAGGATTGCGATGAAACTTGACCGACCGATATTTTTGTAA
- a CDS encoding zinc-dependent alcohol dehydrogenase: MPEIQHPEDAIVRVTRTCICGSDLHLYHGMVPDTRVGSTFGHEFTGIVEEVGSMVRNLKVGDQVLVPFNIACGKCNFCKQGLYGNCHESNPMATAVGGIFGYSHTAGGFDGGQAEYVRVPYADVGPTVIPADMDPDDAVLLTDVVPTGYQAAEMGGIKPGDTVVVFGAGPIGIMAARCAWFFGPSRVIVIDHIDYRLEFAKNYAKCEVYNFKSLEDPVLFLKKTTDWYGADVCIDCVGCEAEGNTLQTFSGRISLMQAGAGTALQWAINSVKKGGIVSVVGVYGPPFNLIPIGNVVNKGITLRANQASVKRLLPKLIDHVQSGRLNPKELITHRIPLEEVADAYRLFSSKLDNCIKTVLIPSTKS; the protein is encoded by the coding sequence ATGCCAGAGATACAGCACCCTGAGGATGCTATTGTGAGGGTAACCCGTACCTGCATCTGCGGTTCAGATCTGCACCTTTATCATGGTATGGTGCCCGACACCCGCGTTGGGTCTACTTTTGGCCACGAATTTACCGGGATAGTAGAAGAGGTTGGGTCAATGGTGCGGAACTTAAAAGTAGGCGACCAGGTGCTTGTGCCTTTTAATATCGCGTGCGGCAAGTGCAACTTTTGCAAACAAGGGCTGTATGGCAACTGTCACGAATCTAACCCTATGGCAACCGCGGTAGGTGGGATATTTGGCTATTCGCACACTGCGGGCGGCTTTGACGGCGGCCAGGCCGAGTATGTACGCGTACCTTATGCCGATGTAGGCCCCACCGTTATACCCGCTGATATGGACCCCGACGATGCCGTTTTACTAACCGATGTGGTACCCACCGGGTACCAGGCTGCAGAGATGGGTGGTATAAAACCCGGCGATACGGTTGTGGTATTTGGTGCCGGCCCAATAGGTATTATGGCCGCACGATGTGCCTGGTTTTTTGGCCCGTCGCGTGTTATTGTTATCGATCATATTGATTACCGCCTGGAGTTTGCTAAAAACTATGCGAAATGTGAGGTGTACAACTTCAAATCGCTGGAAGACCCGGTATTGTTCCTGAAGAAAACCACCGACTGGTACGGCGCCGACGTGTGTATAGATTGCGTGGGCTGCGAAGCAGAAGGTAATACCCTGCAAACCTTTAGTGGCCGCATAAGTTTAATGCAGGCAGGTGCGGGTACTGCGTTACAATGGGCTATCAACTCGGTAAAAAAAGGAGGGATAGTTTCTGTTGTGGGTGTGTATGGCCCGCCGTTTAACCTTATCCCGATAGGGAATGTTGTAAATAAAGGTATAACGCTTAGGGCTAACCAGGCGTCGGTAAAGCGTTTGCTGCCAAAACTTATAGATCATGTACAATCAGGCAGGCTTAACCCCAAAGAGCTGATCACACACCGCATCCCGTTAGAAGAGGTGGCCGATGCTTACCGGCTTTTCTCGTCCAAACTGGACAATTGTATAAAAACAGTATTGATACCATCTACAAAATCTTAA
- a CDS encoding zinc-binding dehydrogenase has translation MEDDKMKAALKTLEGDFELSQVKTPEIKHPDWVLARVKVAGICGTDLRHWKIKEPELECKIMGHELAGEVVEVGPAVTNVKPGDRVVIETLLGDDTCEWCNIQRYNLCPNLYPVRMKTLSQAFAQYVAGPQKKFYKLPDHVSFEEATLLDTFSVCMHAIQLSGIKLNDKVVIIGAGCIGLGQLQLAKISGADVLIIDKVDSALKLAKELGANEVVNSENEDPHEKVMQFTGNRGADIVFECAGGSAMPMTLPQAVTYSRVNGKAVIVGGFEKDQKLIEMDWSRIQMSEIKLIPSASYSFWDIYPEMQMSLDLVANGKLNAKKLITHNFPLDKINEAFETARNKEETGAVFVALTV, from the coding sequence ATGGAGGATGATAAAATGAAAGCCGCGTTAAAAACACTTGAAGGAGATTTTGAACTAAGCCAGGTTAAAACACCCGAAATTAAACATCCCGATTGGGTTTTGGCCAGGGTGAAGGTGGCCGGTATATGCGGTACCGACCTGCGGCACTGGAAGATAAAGGAGCCCGAATTGGAATGCAAAATAATGGGTCACGAACTTGCCGGCGAGGTGGTTGAGGTTGGCCCTGCTGTTACCAACGTAAAGCCCGGCGACCGGGTGGTTATTGAAACCCTGCTTGGCGACGATACCTGCGAGTGGTGCAATATTCAACGTTATAATTTGTGCCCTAATTTGTATCCGGTACGGATGAAAACGCTTTCGCAGGCGTTTGCCCAATATGTGGCCGGGCCCCAAAAGAAATTTTATAAACTGCCCGATCATGTAAGCTTTGAAGAAGCAACTTTACTTGACACTTTTTCGGTTTGTATGCACGCCATACAGTTAAGCGGTATCAAGTTAAACGATAAGGTGGTGATAATAGGCGCCGGTTGCATAGGGCTTGGACAATTGCAATTAGCCAAAATAAGCGGTGCCGATGTATTGATCATAGATAAGGTTGATTCGGCCCTGAAGCTGGCAAAAGAGCTTGGGGCAAACGAAGTTGTAAACTCTGAAAATGAAGACCCCCACGAAAAAGTAATGCAGTTTACCGGGAACCGTGGTGCCGATATTGTATTTGAATGCGCGGGCGGCTCGGCAATGCCCATGACCTTGCCCCAGGCGGTAACCTATAGCAGGGTAAATGGCAAGGCGGTTATAGTAGGTGGATTTGAAAAAGACCAGAAGCTAATTGAAATGGATTGGTCGCGAATTCAAATGTCGGAGATCAAATTGATCCCGAGTGCGAGTTACTCGTTCTGGGATATCTATCCTGAAATGCAGATGTCGCTTGACCTGGTGGCAAATGGCAAGTTAAATGCCAAAAAACTCATCACTCATAATTTCCCGCTTGATAAGATCAACGAAGCATTTGAAACCGCAAGAAACAAAGAAGAAACCGGCGCTGTGTTTGTCGCGCTAACTGTTTAA